From one Balneolaceae bacterium genomic stretch:
- a CDS encoding bifunctional rhamnulose-1-phosphate aldolase/short-chain dehydrogenase, translating into MSKSTTEHYFRTVESKWEDQKANEMDLLERLVYRSNLLGSDAYINNTGGGNTSSKLIETDPLTDEEAEVLWVKGSGGDLRTAKKPNFASLYQEKLLKLQDVYQSMDNTGLKTPAEDSMTGMYPHCTFNLNPRAPSIDTPLHSFIPYKFVDHTHPVPVIAIATADNGPELTKEIYGDEVVWVDWMRPGFELGLKLQETIEENPGIKGIILGGHGLINWANDDKECYELSLELINQAAEYLADHEKGEDSFGGTKFESLKKEERRAVLSEILPFLRGQVSQQNQFIGTIQDDDVTLQFINSKDASRLAELGTSCPDHFLRTKIKPLYVDWNPQNDSLEDLKSEISSGLEKYRDDYADYYNNHSDEDSPDMRDPNPTVILIPGLGMVTWGKNKSESRVTAEFYTAAIGVMRGAESVAEYTAISKQEAYDIEYWALEEAKLQRMPPEAELSRQVIAVIGSGSGIGKDLVPRLIDEGATVVALDLDEDAATATAKEVLDDIGMGIGVAGSDISGSGDIIGLQCDITDRKTVQKALQDIVIAYGGLDNVAVTAGLYPTPDEAGNVSDSAWDKSFAVNVKGNFIVADEASKIWNAQNLKGSMVIATSANAVVPKDGSFAYDTSKAAANHLVRELAISLAPNVRVNGVAPATVVEGSSMFPRDRVKASLTKYGIEFDDDESTESLKDKLAEFYASRTLTKKPITLEQQTEAFYQLLSSKFENTSGHIIPVDGGLKEAFLR; encoded by the coding sequence ATGAGTAAAAGCACAACAGAACATTATTTCAGAACAGTAGAAAGCAAATGGGAAGATCAAAAAGCCAATGAGATGGATCTCCTTGAGCGGCTTGTCTATCGCTCCAATTTGTTGGGAAGTGATGCCTACATCAACAATACGGGCGGCGGAAATACATCCAGTAAACTGATTGAAACAGATCCACTGACAGATGAGGAAGCGGAAGTGCTTTGGGTGAAAGGTTCAGGGGGCGATCTCCGAACCGCTAAAAAACCAAACTTCGCATCTCTCTATCAGGAAAAACTATTAAAACTGCAGGATGTCTATCAATCCATGGATAATACCGGGCTGAAGACGCCGGCTGAGGATTCCATGACGGGGATGTACCCGCATTGCACATTTAATTTAAATCCGCGGGCACCTTCTATCGATACACCACTTCACAGTTTTATTCCGTATAAATTTGTGGATCATACGCACCCGGTTCCTGTAATCGCCATTGCAACGGCAGATAATGGACCAGAGCTGACAAAAGAGATCTACGGTGATGAGGTAGTTTGGGTGGACTGGATGCGTCCCGGTTTTGAGCTGGGATTGAAACTCCAGGAAACGATTGAGGAAAATCCGGGAATCAAAGGCATTATTTTAGGAGGACATGGACTGATCAACTGGGCGAATGATGATAAGGAGTGCTATGAGTTGAGCCTCGAGCTGATTAACCAGGCGGCTGAATATCTGGCTGATCATGAAAAAGGAGAAGATTCTTTCGGAGGAACAAAGTTCGAATCACTCAAAAAAGAAGAACGGCGTGCGGTTTTGTCTGAAATTCTGCCGTTTTTGCGGGGACAAGTCAGTCAGCAAAATCAGTTTATCGGAACCATTCAGGATGATGATGTAACGCTGCAATTCATCAATTCAAAAGATGCTTCACGTCTTGCTGAGTTGGGCACATCCTGTCCGGATCACTTCTTGCGAACGAAAATTAAGCCGCTGTATGTGGATTGGAATCCTCAGAATGATTCACTTGAAGATTTGAAATCTGAGATCTCCTCCGGCCTGGAAAAATACCGCGATGATTATGCAGATTATTACAACAATCACAGTGATGAGGATTCGCCGGATATGCGTGATCCGAATCCGACCGTAATTTTAATTCCGGGACTTGGAATGGTGACCTGGGGCAAAAACAAAAGTGAATCGCGCGTAACAGCCGAATTCTATACGGCTGCAATCGGTGTGATGCGGGGAGCCGAATCCGTTGCCGAATACACCGCAATTTCAAAGCAGGAAGCCTACGATATTGAATACTGGGCGCTTGAAGAAGCGAAGCTGCAGCGAATGCCGCCCGAAGCTGAATTATCACGACAGGTTATTGCAGTGATTGGATCTGGAAGTGGAATCGGCAAAGATTTAGTTCCGAGATTGATCGACGAAGGAGCAACGGTTGTAGCTCTCGATCTCGATGAAGACGCGGCAACAGCCACAGCCAAAGAAGTTTTGGATGATATCGGAATGGGAATCGGAGTGGCCGGATCAGATATAAGCGGCTCTGGTGATATCATTGGATTGCAGTGTGATATTACAGACCGGAAAACTGTTCAGAAGGCACTTCAGGATATCGTGATTGCTTATGGCGGATTAGACAATGTGGCTGTAACCGCAGGTCTCTATCCAACGCCCGATGAGGCTGGAAATGTGAGTGATTCAGCATGGGATAAAAGCTTTGCCGTGAATGTAAAAGGAAACTTTATCGTAGCGGATGAGGCATCCAAAATCTGGAACGCCCAGAACCTGAAAGGAAGTATGGTGATTGCCACCAGTGCCAACGCTGTAGTACCCAAAGATGGAAGTTTTGCCTATGATACAAGCAAAGCGGCTGCGAATCACCTGGTGCGCGAGCTTGCAATTTCACTCGCGCCAAATGTTCGGGTGAATGGTGTGGCTCCGGCAACCGTGGTTGAAGGAAGCAGCATGTTTCCGCGAGACAGAGTGAAAGCATCGCTCACGAAATATGGAATTGAGTTTGATGATGACGAAAGCACGGAATCTCTGAAGGATAAACTGGCTGAATTTTATGCGAGCCGGACCCTTACAAAGAAACCGATTACGCTTGAGCAACAGACCGAAGCGTTCTATCAATTGCTGAGTTCGAAATTTGAAAATACATCCGGCCATATCATTCCTGTGGATGGTGGCCTGAAAGAGGCATTTTTGAGGTAA
- a CDS encoding FGGY family carbohydrate kinase, translating to MPSHKPVTAIFDIGKSNKKFLLFDEDYAVIEKHQTKLEQTVDDDGDPCEDLERLETWIKFQFQKAQKKYEIQALNFSAYGASFVHIDKNGQPVTPLYNYLKNFPEELLDQFYKSVGGREKFALETASPPMGMLNSGLQLYWLKYQKPEIFKKIKNSLHLPNYLSYLFTGKSISELTSIGCHTGLWNFDEMDYHSWVRKEKVQSLLPNPQPVTEIVEKNGVKIGPGIHDSSAALAPYLIGLNDLFMLISTGTWSITLNPFNDEPLTFKELEKDCLCYLDIFGNQVKASRLFLGAEYSHQKKKIYQHFSVNDKGPWMNSDVDLLNRLIETQKNEKRLELEEAYNSGPFPQKKAGDWQLDHFSSAKEAYHQLMLDLVSIQAESIKLAEGSKNIDKLIVTGGFSQNDLFVSLLASFFPDRNIYTAKLSDASALGAAMVVNNMAVHLEQKEKLKTLLGFKRHWPIKRLTKK from the coding sequence ATGCCATCACACAAACCCGTAACAGCAATTTTCGACATCGGTAAGAGCAATAAAAAGTTCTTGCTGTTTGATGAGGATTATGCTGTTATTGAAAAGCATCAAACCAAATTGGAGCAGACGGTGGATGATGATGGTGATCCATGTGAAGATCTGGAAAGGCTGGAAACCTGGATTAAATTTCAATTTCAGAAGGCTCAAAAGAAATACGAAATTCAAGCTCTGAACTTTTCAGCGTATGGAGCCAGTTTTGTGCATATTGACAAAAACGGCCAGCCGGTAACTCCGCTTTATAACTATCTAAAGAACTTTCCGGAGGAACTTTTAGACCAGTTTTACAAATCCGTGGGCGGAAGAGAGAAGTTTGCACTGGAAACCGCATCGCCGCCGATGGGAATGCTGAATTCCGGATTGCAACTCTATTGGCTAAAATATCAGAAGCCGGAGATCTTCAAGAAAATCAAAAATTCTCTTCATCTGCCAAACTATTTGAGTTACTTGTTCACAGGAAAAAGTATTTCAGAACTGACCAGCATCGGGTGCCATACAGGCTTGTGGAATTTTGATGAGATGGATTATCATTCCTGGGTTAGAAAGGAAAAAGTTCAATCTTTGCTTCCTAATCCTCAGCCTGTCACAGAAATTGTTGAGAAAAATGGTGTCAAAATTGGTCCGGGAATTCACGATAGTTCAGCAGCTCTGGCTCCATATCTCATTGGATTAAACGATCTGTTTATGCTGATTTCAACCGGCACATGGAGTATCACATTAAACCCGTTTAATGATGAACCGCTGACATTCAAAGAGCTGGAGAAAGATTGCCTCTGTTATTTGGATATTTTTGGAAACCAGGTGAAAGCCTCGAGATTGTTTTTGGGGGCTGAGTATTCACATCAGAAGAAAAAAATTTATCAGCATTTTTCAGTTAATGATAAGGGGCCTTGGATGAATTCGGATGTAGATCTGCTGAATAGATTGATTGAAACTCAAAAGAATGAAAAAAGATTAGAACTTGAAGAAGCATACAATTCAGGTCCGTTTCCGCAAAAAAAAGCCGGAGATTGGCAGTTGGATCATTTTTCGTCTGCGAAGGAAGCCTACCATCAGTTAATGTTAGACTTAGTGTCAATTCAGGCGGAATCGATCAAGCTTGCGGAGGGATCAAAGAATATTGACAAATTGATTGTAACCGGGGGCTTTAGCCAGAATGATCTGTTTGTCTCACTTTTAGCTTCATTTTTTCCCGATAGAAATATTTACACAGCGAAGCTTTCGGATGCATCTGCTCTCGGTGCAGCAATGGTAGTCAATAATATGGCAGTCCATCTTGAACAAAAAGAAAAACTAAAAACATTATTGGGATTTAAAAGGCACTGGCCAATTAAAAGGCTTACTAAAAAATAA
- a CDS encoding glycosyl hydrolase yields MDISRKEFIKLNALVAAGLPFIKLSRLNASADEIESLYGGFTSPPNAAKPFVRWWWNGNKVTKDEIVRELDLMKEAGIGGVEINSIKFPSNADAMGIPSHEWLSPEWIEMVETTVSAAEKRGITCDIIVGSGWPFGGRFLDKNEQTQLMTFGTKKLQGPQTKQFSRSDLLDSIELELHSKNEDLIKELVFLRLAPARMEKFTMGEDLSAKLNGDNITIEVPNGEYVLYYMVKFTGFQAVINGAPGADGPVLNHYNKDAVEKYLGRMSDNMESQMEGLGESFRAMFCDSLELEGANWTDDMLEEFERRRGYSLYPYLPFVLFKTGHMGNPVDDSGGSELTQTVQETIDSVRYDFYKTRLELFNERFIQTFNDWCHEHNVESRVQAYGRGFHPIESSMEIDIPECETWLRSTIGGIISKKLVCREEPILWSINLFPQVQDWLGIN; encoded by the coding sequence ATGGATATTTCACGAAAAGAATTTATAAAACTAAACGCTTTGGTAGCAGCCGGTCTGCCCTTTATAAAACTCTCACGATTAAACGCCAGTGCAGATGAAATAGAATCTCTTTATGGAGGTTTTACATCACCGCCCAATGCTGCAAAACCGTTTGTTCGCTGGTGGTGGAACGGGAATAAGGTCACAAAAGATGAAATCGTGCGCGAGTTGGATCTGATGAAAGAAGCTGGTATTGGTGGTGTAGAAATTAACTCCATTAAGTTTCCGAGTAATGCTGATGCTATGGGCATACCATCGCACGAATGGCTAAGTCCGGAGTGGATTGAAATGGTAGAAACTACGGTAAGTGCTGCTGAAAAACGAGGTATAACCTGCGATATAATCGTAGGGTCCGGATGGCCGTTTGGAGGCAGGTTCCTTGATAAGAATGAACAAACCCAGCTAATGACTTTTGGCACAAAAAAGCTTCAGGGGCCACAAACGAAACAGTTCAGCCGGTCTGACCTGCTTGATTCGATAGAACTCGAATTGCATTCCAAGAATGAAGACCTAATTAAAGAACTGGTATTCCTTCGGCTTGCTCCAGCCCGAATGGAGAAATTTACCATGGGAGAAGATCTATCCGCGAAACTTAATGGTGATAATATCACAATTGAAGTACCGAATGGAGAATACGTCCTTTACTATATGGTGAAATTTACCGGATTCCAGGCGGTGATTAACGGTGCTCCCGGTGCTGATGGGCCTGTCTTAAATCACTACAATAAAGATGCAGTGGAAAAGTATTTAGGACGGATGTCGGATAATATGGAATCACAGATGGAGGGACTGGGTGAATCATTCCGAGCTATGTTCTGCGACAGTTTGGAATTGGAAGGTGCCAACTGGACGGATGATATGCTCGAAGAATTTGAGCGTAGAAGAGGCTATTCGCTCTATCCATACCTGCCCTTTGTGCTATTTAAAACCGGCCATATGGGCAACCCGGTTGATGATAGCGGTGGATCGGAACTTACCCAGACAGTGCAGGAAACAATTGACAGTGTTCGATACGATTTTTACAAAACACGTCTGGAACTGTTTAACGAACGATTTATACAAACCTTTAATGATTGGTGCCACGAGCACAATGTGGAATCAAGAGTGCAAGCTTATGGCAGGGGCTTTCACCCGATTGAATCTTCGATGGAGATCGATATTCCGGAATGTGAAACCTGGCTGCGGTCAACAATAGGGGGGATCATTTCGAAGAAATTGGTTTGCAGGGAAGAGCCTATACTATGGTCAATAAATTTGTTTCCTCAGGTGCAAGACTGGCTGGGAATAAACTGA